The following proteins come from a genomic window of Polyangiaceae bacterium:
- the hypF gene encoding carbamoyltransferase HypF, with protein MKNDVGETRNHEHAIPLTEQKRHRRALIVTGTVQGVGFRPFVYGLAERHGLGGFVQNQVGAVRVEVEGPEAALDAFVQEIRDRPPPLARVENVRVEALEPSGAERFDIRESAGGRDGDVVIAPDIATCDDCLVELFDPSDRRHGYPFINCTNCGPRLSIVVSAPYDRERTTMRGFEMCAECRREYEDPRDRRFHAQPIACPRCGPRLTLAGSDQPLEECARRLCAGEIGAIKGLGGYHLACDASNDRAVEELRRRKHRDEKPFAVMVTDLDAARQLADVSAEEAALLCSKERPIVVLARRADAPLSKAVAPGVKTCGVMLPYTPLHHLLLRAVGRALVMTSGNRGNEPIAFEDDDARERLSDIADFFLSHDRPIHLRVEDSVSRVVSGAELPLRRARGFAPLSLRLSRPLARPILALGADLKSAFALGFGEHAVVSGHAGDLDDVSAFRAWAQGIRHYQRAYGVRPLRWAHDLHPDYASTRYACEQAGVELVAVQHHHAHLVSCLVDNAFDGPAIGVIFDGMGYGSDGAAWGGEFLVGDARHFERAACFTEVPLPGGDAAAREPWRMAVSHLHHAGIDPLTHAVAERENVRGLLRMIEAGVNAPLTSSVGRLFDAVACLANVADRTSHEGAAAMALEARALPGAAPYPFGLIEGTPLRVDTAPLIRSLVDDDVARVASRFHATLVDIVSAVVERIAARTGLSTVALSGGVFQNALLAETLRARLRLDGLSVLTHRSVPPNDGGISLGQLAIAGAR; from the coding sequence ATGAAGAATGATGTTGGTGAGACGCGGAACCACGAGCACGCGATCCCCTTGACGGAGCAGAAACGACATCGCCGCGCGCTGATCGTCACGGGCACGGTGCAGGGCGTCGGGTTTCGTCCGTTCGTGTACGGCCTGGCGGAGCGGCACGGGCTCGGCGGCTTCGTGCAGAACCAGGTCGGCGCGGTGCGAGTGGAGGTGGAAGGGCCCGAGGCGGCGCTCGACGCTTTTGTGCAGGAGATCCGCGACCGACCGCCGCCGCTTGCTCGCGTGGAAAACGTGCGCGTGGAAGCGCTGGAGCCCAGCGGCGCGGAGCGCTTCGATATCCGCGAAAGTGCCGGCGGACGCGATGGCGACGTGGTCATCGCGCCGGACATCGCGACCTGCGACGACTGTCTGGTGGAGCTGTTCGATCCCTCGGACCGGCGCCACGGGTATCCGTTCATCAACTGCACCAACTGCGGCCCGCGGCTCAGTATCGTCGTGAGCGCGCCCTACGATCGCGAGCGCACGACGATGCGCGGTTTCGAAATGTGCGCGGAGTGCCGTCGAGAGTACGAGGATCCCCGCGACCGGCGCTTCCATGCGCAGCCCATCGCCTGCCCCCGGTGCGGGCCGAGGCTCACCCTCGCCGGCAGCGACCAGCCGCTGGAGGAGTGCGCCCGGCGGCTCTGCGCCGGCGAGATCGGCGCGATCAAAGGTCTGGGCGGCTACCATCTGGCCTGCGACGCGAGCAACGACCGCGCCGTGGAAGAGCTGCGGCGCCGCAAGCACCGTGACGAGAAGCCTTTCGCGGTGATGGTCACGGATCTCGACGCGGCGCGACAGCTCGCCGACGTGAGCGCAGAAGAAGCTGCGCTCTTGTGCTCGAAGGAGCGACCCATCGTCGTCTTGGCGCGGCGCGCGGACGCTCCCTTGTCGAAAGCGGTGGCGCCGGGAGTGAAGACGTGCGGCGTGATGCTGCCGTACACGCCGCTGCATCATCTCCTGCTCCGGGCCGTGGGTCGCGCTTTGGTGATGACCAGCGGCAACCGCGGCAACGAGCCCATTGCCTTCGAGGACGACGACGCCCGGGAGCGCCTGTCCGACATTGCGGACTTCTTCCTGAGTCACGATCGCCCCATCCATCTACGGGTGGAGGACTCGGTTTCCCGCGTCGTGAGCGGGGCAGAGCTGCCGCTCCGGCGAGCCCGGGGCTTCGCGCCGCTGTCGCTGCGCCTGTCCCGACCGCTGGCGCGCCCCATCCTGGCGCTCGGCGCAGATCTGAAGAGCGCGTTCGCGCTGGGCTTCGGCGAGCATGCCGTAGTGAGCGGGCACGCGGGGGATCTGGACGACGTGTCCGCGTTCCGCGCGTGGGCGCAAGGCATCCGCCACTACCAACGCGCGTACGGAGTGCGGCCCCTGCGCTGGGCGCACGACCTGCATCCGGACTATGCGAGCACACGCTACGCGTGCGAACAGGCAGGCGTCGAGCTCGTGGCGGTGCAGCACCATCACGCGCACCTGGTGTCGTGCCTGGTGGACAATGCCTTCGACGGCCCGGCCATTGGCGTGATCTTCGACGGCATGGGTTACGGCAGCGACGGCGCGGCGTGGGGCGGCGAGTTCTTGGTCGGCGACGCGCGGCACTTCGAGCGCGCCGCGTGCTTCACGGAGGTCCCGCTGCCGGGCGGGGACGCGGCGGCGCGGGAGCCCTGGCGCATGGCCGTCAGCCATCTACACCACGCGGGCATCGATCCGCTGACCCACGCCGTGGCAGAACGAGAGAACGTCCGCGGGCTGCTACGCATGATCGAGGCCGGCGTGAACGCGCCGCTCACGTCCAGCGTGGGGCGCCTGTTCGACGCCGTCGCGTGCCTCGCGAACGTCGCAGACCGCACCAGCCACGAGGGCGCCGCCGCGATGGCGCTCGAAGCGCGGGCCCTACCCGGCGCGGCCCCCTATCCCTTCGGTCTGATCGAGGGCACGCCGCTCCGCGTGGACACGGCTCCGCTGATCCGCAGCCTGGTGGATGACGACGTCGCCCGCGTCGCGAGCCGATTCCACGCGACGCTGGTGGACATCGTTTCCGCGGTGGTGGAGCGCATCGCGGCGCGCACCGGACTTTCTACCGTGGCGCTCAGCGGCGGTGTGTTTCAGAACGCGCTCTTGGCCGAGACGCTCCGTGCGCGGCTTCGATTGGACGGGCTCTCCGTGCTCACCCACCGGAGCGTTCCGCCCAACGATGGCGGCATCAGCTTGGGCCAGCTGGCCATCGCCGGCGCGCGCTGA
- a CDS encoding glutathione S-transferase family protein: MTEGSFDLYYWPNIPGRGEFVRLALEEAGASYRDVARLPESEGGGVPALLAVLRGERGRPLPFAPPVLVVDGRLVAQVANILQVLAPRLGLAPESEPLRTEALQHQLTIADFVAEVHDTHHPIGSGAYYEEQKAEAKRRAEQFLSSRLPKFMHYFESLLDENGGRYMVGSSLTAVDLSMFQVVRGLEYAFPNAWKHFAASVPKLVQLADDVSRRPNVAAYLASPRRLAFNEDGIFRRYPELDEA; this comes from the coding sequence ATGACCGAAGGCTCGTTCGATCTCTACTACTGGCCCAACATCCCGGGGCGCGGAGAATTCGTGCGTCTGGCCCTGGAAGAAGCCGGCGCGTCGTACCGCGACGTCGCTCGCCTGCCCGAGTCCGAGGGAGGCGGCGTTCCCGCTCTGCTCGCCGTGCTCCGCGGTGAGCGCGGTCGGCCGCTGCCCTTCGCGCCTCCGGTGCTGGTCGTGGACGGCCGGCTCGTCGCCCAGGTGGCCAACATCCTCCAGGTGCTGGCGCCGCGCCTGGGTCTCGCCCCCGAGAGCGAACCCCTTCGCACAGAAGCCCTTCAGCATCAGCTCACGATCGCCGACTTCGTCGCCGAGGTGCACGACACGCACCACCCGATCGGCTCGGGCGCCTACTACGAAGAGCAGAAGGCCGAGGCGAAGCGCCGCGCGGAGCAGTTTTTGTCGTCGCGCTTGCCGAAGTTCATGCACTACTTCGAGAGCTTGCTGGACGAAAACGGTGGCAGGTACATGGTCGGCAGCTCGCTCACCGCGGTGGATCTCTCGATGTTCCAGGTCGTGCGCGGCTTGGAGTATGCGTTTCCCAACGCCTGGAAGCACTTTGCAGCCAGTGTTCCGAAGCTCGTTCAGCTCGCCGACGATGTGTCACGGCGCCCGAACGTCGCCGCCTACCTCGCTTCTCCCCGCCGCCTCGCCTTCAACGAAGACGGCATCTTTCGGCGCTACCCCGAGCTGGACGAAGCCTGA